Proteins encoded together in one Onychomys torridus chromosome 1, mOncTor1.1, whole genome shotgun sequence window:
- the LOC118597568 gene encoding pancreatic triacylglycerol lipase-like gives MLLLWTFAVLLGAVAGREVCYNRLGCFSDDSPYGGTLERPLKVLPWSPTLVNTRFLLYTNENPNSYQVITADASSIRNSHFKTSRKTHFVIHGFTDKGEDSWLSNICKNIFQVENANCICVDWKGGSRTGYTQATQNVQIVGAEIAYLVKAFQSDFGYSPSSVHLIGHSLGSHVAGEAGKRLNGAIGRITGLDPAEPYFQNTPEVVRLDPSDAQFVDVIHTDSAPMIPNMGLGMSQTVGHLDFFPNGGKEMPGCQKNALSQIVDMDGIWEGSRDFVACNHLRSYKYYTDSIVNPTGFAGFPCTSYSDFTSDKCFPCPSGGCPQMGHYADRYSGKTSRVGQIFYLNTGDASNFARWRYQVTATLSGEKVTGHVLVSLFGNGGNSKQYEIFKGYLQPGKTLTSEIDSNVDVGDVQKVKFIWYNNVINPTLPKAGASRITVERNDGRVFNFCSSSTVREDVLLTLTSC, from the exons ATGCTGCTGCTGTGGACATTTGCAGTGCTCCTGGGAGCAGTAGCTG GACGAGAAGTCTGCTACAATAGACTCGGCTGCTTTAGTGATGACTCTCCATATGGAGGAACTTTGGAAAGACCTCTCAAAGTATTGCCCTGGTCTCCAACTCTTGTCAACACCCGCTTCCTTCTGTATACCAATGAGAACCCCAACAGTTACCAA GTAATCACTGCAGATGCTTCAAGTATCAGGAACTCTCATttcaaaacaagcagaaaaaccCACTTCGTCATTCATGGATTCACAGACAAGGGAGAAGACAGCTGGCTGTCCAATATCTGCAAG AACATCTTCCAGGTGGAAAATGCAAACTGCATCTGTGTGGACTGGAAAGGTGGCTCTCGAACTGGATACACTCAGGCTACACAGAATGTGCAAATTGTAGGTGCAGAAATTGCATATTTGGTTAAGGCCTTCCAG TCTGACTTTGGATACTCACCCTCCAGTGTTCACCTCATTGGCCACAGTCTGGGTTCCCATGTTGCAGGCGAGGCTGGAAAGAGGTTGAATGGGGCCATTGGACGAATCACAG GGCTGGATCCAGCTGAACCTTACTTTCAGAATACACCTGAAGTTGTCCGATTGGACCCCAGTGATGCCCAATTTGTGGATGTAATTCACACAGATTCTGCTCCTATGATCCCCAACATGG gATTAGGAATGAGCCAAACTGTGGGTCACTTAGATTTCTTTccaaatggaggaaaagaaatgCCTGGATGCCAGAAGAATGCTCTCTCTCAGATTGTTGACATGGATGGAATCTGGGAAG GGAGTCGTGACTTTGTGGCCTGTAATCATTTAAGAAGCTACAAGTATTATACAGACAGCATTGTCAACCCAACAGGCTTCGCTGGGTTCCCTTGTACCTCATACAGTGACTTCACTTCA GACAAGTGCTTCCCATGCCCGAGTGGAGGGTGCCCACAGATGGGTCATTACGCTGACAGATATTCTGGGAAAACAAGTAGAGTGGGCCAGATATTTTACCTAAACACTGGAGATGCCAGTAATTTTGCTC GCTGGAGGTACCAGGTAACTGCCACCCTGTCTGGAGAGAAAGTCACAGGACATGTTCTGGTCTCCCTGTTTGGAAATGGAGGGAACTCTAAGcagtatgaaattttcaa GGGCTATCTCCAACCTGGAAAGACTCTTACCAGTGAGATTGACTCTAATGTGGACGTCGGGGATGTACAGAAGGTTAAATTTATTTGGTATAACAACGTGATCAACCCAACCCTACCCAAAGCAGGAGCATCAAGGATCACTGTGGAAAGAAATGATGGCAGAGT GTTCAACTTCTGCAGTTCCAGCACTGTGAGGGAGGATGTCCTGCTCACCCTGACATCATGTTAA